tagttgctcaTAAATGCGCCATGAATAAATTAACTCgctgaaaagcaaaagccaagcAAGCACAACGTTTTGGATTTCAAGcgaatgataataataattgaggcagcaacagcacgaAACAACAGTTTGACAGAGAGACAGCGTGCACTGTGAGAAATTAGCCTTGACTTTCAATTCACACAACACAACCCAAAACAAAGTCCCAGCTAAGCTTTTGACTTATTTGGTTGTCATCGCCTGGCAACCGTTTTAAACAGACTGTTTGTTGCCagacaacagcaataacaacaacttgtagtgcaaattttcatttcagtcATGGCCAGCAGCGGGAGTCGTGTAGGACGCACCGCCTCCACGATGAGCGGGGGTCAAAAGTCCCGACAAACCTTTCCGACCCGACAGCCTTGCTTCACGTTGAAGCGTCCGCTGATCTTTCAGGTGCGCAAATCACTGGTGGAATATGTGGACGACGAGCTGCTAGAGATGAAGACCTCGGTGTTTTATCAACGCATTTTCATACTCGCCAAGAATGTGGAACGGGAACGCGAGAGCAACCAAACTACACAGGCCACACTTGCGGCACATGCGGCCACAGCTGCCACAATGGCTGCATCGCGTCCTCAGCTGGATGGCGATACGGCCACCTTGAAGACAGCCGAAGTGATGGGCGGAGGCGATGATGAGCACTATTCACAGGCATCCACAGTGGAAGAGTTGCCGACGCAGCCCAAGCTGGAACCTGATGATCCGCAGGATCCTGAAAAGGAGACGTTGACACGCACTTTTAACTTTGATTTCGACGATGATGCTCAAGGCGAGGATGAAGCCGAAGAGCTGGAGGCGGAGGCAGAGCTCGAGGCAGGACCCAAGGACAGATACACACTGTTCACCGAGAAGCTGCAGGAGTTGCAGAAAAAGTGTCGCTACTTGTCTTATACTCCTGATCCCATGTGTGGACTGCTTGTCTATATGAATGATTATACAATGCTAATGCTGGAGAGTGGCGAAGACATGATGGGCATCTTTTGCGGCGAGCTCTTGAAGTGCATCGGCGACTATTGGCAATCGAATCGTGTGGTGCTCATCGAGGATCACATTCAGGATGTAAGACGGCATTTAAAACTCTTTTACAGTGGCACTTTTTGCAAAACTATACGCAACAAGCTAACCGATTGAAATAGATCGCCTTCAATTGTTTAGGTTTTAGCTTGAGCCATTCACTTGTACATCAATTGCCATTGAGAATgccattttagtatttctacACTTTATGACAAGTACTTTAGCACTTCCTTAGAAAATGAAAGTAGTTCAATGATGAAGTGTGACCATATTCTGTAAGAACAGAAAGCTTATCGAATATTGTGAATGGAAAACGCTCAAAAAGTGCTGCTTAAAAAGTGCTCCTATGAGAAGTTTTCCAATCTTCTAACTACCTACTAACTATTCTTCCCTTCTCTGTAGCTTTACACTAGGGAGCTTGTCTTTCGCCGCATTCCAGCCGCCTTTCTCAACGAAAAGTTTCCGCCCTCGACGCCCACCGATGAGTATTTGATGGGCAAACAGCATCTGATCATCAAGGAGAAAATGCACACCATCTGCAGCCTTGTGCACGACAGCCTCGAGCCGCGTGGCTTGACGGCCACAGATCTCTCACATGCCGAATCCACAATGGGCATGGATCCACCCTCCGATAACGAGGGCGGCTTCGAAGGCAGCGAGGAAGATCATCCGCCGCGTGTTTCCTACCAGGCTAAGACCAGTTTAGCATTAGCCTCCACTCAACTGGCTCCGGATGTGTTTCGCAAACTGCTGCCGGAGATTCAACGCATTGAACTTGTGCTCGCTTCCACGCGCTTCTATTACACGCTTCAGGAGTTTACTGATCTGTATGGCAAGGTGCCGTTTGGCCGCGACGACGATAGCTTCTATTGGCCGATACAGAACAACTATGCGCCGCCCAACATCTTTGTGCGTACGCCGTTCGACATTAATCTGACATTCGCCGACTATTCGGCGCAGATGAATCGTCGCATGCAGGAGGAGCAGGAGAAGCACAAGGCCGAGATGGAGGCAGCTGCTGTAGCTGAGGCCATGGATCAGTCGCAGGATGGTGGGCAACCACGACACACTAATCAGCCCAAGGAGGCGGAAGCGGAGTGAGTTGTTAGTGCTCATCAATGTCATGCTCTCACTCAACTCACTTCACATTTTATTTCGCTCAGTGTACTTCAATCTCATTGCATATTATCAGCCATCCAAGCGTCGTTGCTCTTTCTCGCTGTTGTCTCGTTGTTGTATCTCGCTTATCTGCCCCAAAACTCGAATTCGGTTACAATGTTTTCGGCATTGCGCACATGACTGCATTCGCCGTGTGTGTAGGAGGCATTGGTTCAGTGGTTGCCCCACTTCCTTCCCCCCACTACATCCCTTTCTCCACCTTCTTCCTTCCACTTTTGTGTGTGGATATGAGTGTCGCCTCGCTTACCTCGCTTACTTGTTTTGCGCTTGCCACTTGAATGGCTCGACTTTGttaacataaacataaatttgtgCACATCCTTaaaccaaaacacacacacacttattctcatacacatacacataatgataaacaaatacatagaGCGCGCCAGCTGTCAGTTGTAATACCGTTAGCTTGCAGCTGTCAAAAGCCGTTGCTGTCATTTTAAGTCAGTTGACAGTCCAAAaggcaaatacacacacacacacacacacacgcacacacaatcacacactcactcagaGTGACTTGTAAGCTGCAAGAGCAGAAATCATCAAAAGCGAGGAAACAAAAACTAAGCTCGGTTTATTTTGGGgctgcaaaaaatacaaaactctttatgaataatttttttctgctgaatttgtaaatgaaatttagcGCAACTTTTGTGGcggcaaataaaatgtaaaaacgtaaaaatgccaaaaagcgTGTTTAGAAATTGAGCtgaaaagttaattaaacttttaggtgagcaaaacacaacagcagaagcagagcaGAGTGGAGCAGGACGCACGCACACGAGGACAGCTGCAGGCAGGCAACAgcaggctgctgctgcaggacATGACTCTGACAAGGACACAATTCAATCAAGCGACACatcagcagcaagagcaacaacagcaacagcaacgagtgTCAGCGCATAAACAAGGACATTGCACTCCAGGGGGCGCAGCTCGacagcaagcaaagcaaagggAGAACGAGAGACGAGCAGCAAAGCCAAACATTTGCCACTGCAGTTTTCATAAACTGccaagcaacgacaacaacaataacaatagcagtaacaaccacagcagcaacactggcgacaacagcaacaaaatgacGATAAGCCGCTGCAatgaggagcagcagcagctacagcagcacCGTGTGGCATACAACTTGAGGCGCAAACTCATAAATTACAAGTGGGCCAAGttagcaaaaaaagaaacaaaaaaaaaaaaaaaaaaaaaaaaaaacaacgcagCTAAAATGACTTTTGGCTGCTCGAGTCTCTATGCGGCCAAAAGTAAAAACAGTTTGCTGCAGTCACTTTTAGGGGCGCTAGGGCGTGGTCGGGGCCATGGCCAGCGGCTGTCGACTGTCTGGCCAAAAGAGACACGGGGACAGAGCTGGAAAGTCAGGGCAGCATCACTCGAGCCAAactcaatttgtttgtaatgTTTTAGACAACAAAGCAACGACTACAACAATCACTACAACAACTAAATAAtgcacaaaatacacacaaacacacgtaCAATAACAATTTAGCGCAAATTTCGCAACGCGCTAAACGAATCAAGAATTTTTGTACAacgtgcaactgcaacagcagc
This is a stretch of genomic DNA from Drosophila albomicans strain 15112-1751.03 chromosome 3, ASM965048v2, whole genome shotgun sequence. It encodes these proteins:
- the LOC117570344 gene encoding uncharacterized protein LOC117570344 isoform X1, yielding MASSGSRVGRTASTMSGGQKSRQTFPTRQPCFTLKRPLIFQVRKSLVEYVDDELLEMKTSVFYQRIFILAKNVERERESNQTTQATLAAHAATAATMAASRPQLDGDTATLKTAEVMGGGDDEHYSQASTVEELPTQPKLEPDDPQDPEKETLTRTFNFDFDDDAQGEDEAEELEAEAELEAGPKDRYTLFTEKLQELQKKCRYLSYTPDPMCGLLVYMNDYTMLMLESGEDMMGIFCGELLKCIGDYWQSNRVVLIEDHIQDLYTRELVFRRIPAAFLNEKFPPSTPTDEYLMGKQHLIIKEKMHTICSLVHDSLEPRGLTATDLSHAESTMGMDPPSDNEGGFEGSEEDHPPRVSYQAKTSLALASTQLAPDVFRKLLPEIQRIELVLASTRFYYTLQEFTDLYGKVPFGRDDDSFYWPIQNNYAPPNIFVRTPFDINLTFADYSAQMNRRMQEEQEKHKAEMEAAAVAEAMDQSQDGGQPRHTNQPKEAEADVLQSHCILSAIQASLLFLAVVSLLYLAYLPQNSNSVTMFSALRT
- the LOC117570344 gene encoding uncharacterized protein LOC117570344 isoform X2 produces the protein MASSGSRVGRTASTMSGGQKSRQTFPTRQPCFTLKRPLIFQVRKSLVEYVDDELLEMKTSVFYQRIFILAKNVERERESNQTTQATLAAHAATAATMAASRPQLDGDTATLKTAEVMGGGDDEHYSQASTVEELPTQPKLEPDDPQDPEKETLTRTFNFDFDDDAQGEDEAEELEAEAELEAGPKDRYTLFTEKLQELQKKCRYLSYTPDPMCGLLVYMNDYTMLMLESGEDMMGIFCGELLKCIGDYWQSNRVVLIEDHIQDLYTRELVFRRIPAAFLNEKFPPSTPTDEYLMGKQHLIIKEKMHTICSLVHDSLEPRGLTATDLSHAESTMGMDPPSDNEGGFEGSEEDHPPRVSYQAKTSLALASTQLAPDVFRKLLPEIQRIELVLASTRFYYTLQEFTDLYGKVPFGRDDDSFYWPIQNNYAPPNIFVRTPFDINLTFADYSAQMNRRMQEEQEKHKAEMEAAAVAEAMDQSQDGGQPRHTNQPKEAEAE